A single uncultured Methanolobus sp. DNA region contains:
- a CDS encoding FAD-binding and (Fe-S)-binding domain-containing protein has product MANSKFELNDQQKKELSDIFGRGVNFKDKERHFYTHDVGALPSLIKTMVGKSKPAAIVKVKNEEKAVELINFARKYKIPIVPRAGASSGYGGIIPTKGGIIADVTPMREIIDLDKDNLRVTVGAGSVWYNLEEKLNEQGLAVQAVPSSAMSATVGGWLAQNGVGYGSYEYGWSQDTMESARVVLPNGEVKDFSGEELGKIIGTMGAIGIITQVTLKLRKYENTTAISAKFPDATSMKNAIKMVGEKKVPVWAISFLNPEWADMKNKAPYKTHYGETVDEHRPELPLSYICNFAYPASRDVSALEGIVKEAGGEILPEEIAEHETQEWFRSMKVKRLGPSFIPAEVVVPVDKIDTVFNEIEKKIGLPVLVEGMVTKGEEAIMLCFMPHSERSFKYNLAFPLALSIVKIAEENGGRIYASGLYFASQAEKVYRDRFKLIKDFKKQVDPDDIMNPETMMGKSLINTGLSMAKTFEPMARMVGNMCGVGHQEFKDEKGLPGDIISHAFTCAQCGYCVNECDQYYGRGWESQSPRGKWFFIKEYLAGKLPLDQEQVDTFLACTTCEMCDYYCQLDLPIERSWMTLRENLVQKRGMMTIPPFEIMAQSLDNQRNIWANYRVDRDKWIPDDLRPKIKDKAEIAYFAGCTASFVEKDVAVGTARLLDEAGIEFTTLGDKEACCGIPMLVAGKWDVFERILKMNIANMQKAGAKTVVTSCPACLLMWRTIYPQWAEKLGMEFDIEARHYSEVLMDKLDVLKPKFKVPLNKTVAWHDSCHIGRAGAGVYDAPRELLKAIPGVKFKEMEHNREKALCCGSVVTLIDEPEIASKIGNVRLQEAVDQDADIMAALCPCCVVQFRVAARENNVNVDIQDLGALAARSLGYDIPDTTNDALAAWAVFEKMIDLMEPENMTEMMVELLPDMIGAMPSYMQAMMKTVKYVPGMDSLMKPMMPVMMPMLMPSIMPKVMPKMLKAVEKRVPMPDYMLEQMPDLMPNAMGNLLPNMLPQLIPLLTPKMIAYIKAN; this is encoded by the coding sequence ATGGCAAATTCAAAATTCGAACTAAATGATCAACAAAAAAAGGAACTCTCTGACATTTTTGGCAGAGGAGTTAATTTCAAGGATAAGGAAAGACACTTTTACACACATGACGTGGGAGCATTACCTTCGCTTATAAAAACAATGGTGGGCAAATCCAAACCTGCAGCAATTGTAAAAGTAAAGAATGAAGAAAAAGCTGTAGAACTTATTAATTTTGCACGTAAATACAAAATACCTATTGTACCAAGAGCAGGAGCCTCTTCAGGCTACGGCGGAATAATTCCTACAAAAGGCGGGATCATTGCTGACGTAACTCCTATGAGAGAGATAATCGATCTTGACAAAGATAATCTCAGGGTCACCGTGGGAGCAGGCTCTGTTTGGTATAACCTTGAAGAGAAGCTTAACGAACAAGGACTTGCAGTACAGGCGGTCCCTTCAAGCGCAATGTCCGCAACCGTGGGTGGATGGCTTGCCCAGAACGGTGTGGGTTACGGAAGTTACGAATACGGTTGGTCACAGGACACCATGGAATCCGCAAGGGTTGTCCTGCCAAACGGCGAGGTTAAGGACTTCTCAGGTGAAGAACTCGGAAAGATAATCGGAACCATGGGAGCCATTGGAATTATTACACAGGTTACTCTGAAACTCCGAAAATATGAAAATACTACTGCAATCTCTGCAAAGTTCCCTGACGCAACTTCCATGAAGAATGCAATCAAGATGGTCGGGGAGAAAAAAGTTCCGGTATGGGCTATCTCATTCTTAAACCCAGAGTGGGCTGATATGAAGAACAAAGCTCCGTACAAAACGCACTACGGAGAGACAGTTGACGAGCACAGACCGGAACTGCCACTATCCTATATATGCAATTTTGCCTATCCGGCATCAAGGGATGTAAGTGCCCTTGAAGGTATAGTCAAGGAAGCAGGCGGAGAGATCTTGCCGGAAGAAATTGCAGAACATGAAACACAGGAATGGTTCAGGTCAATGAAAGTGAAGAGACTTGGTCCTTCATTCATCCCGGCTGAAGTCGTTGTTCCTGTTGATAAGATAGACACTGTGTTCAATGAAATTGAGAAGAAAATTGGTTTGCCAGTTCTTGTTGAAGGAATGGTCACCAAAGGCGAAGAAGCCATTATGCTCTGTTTCATGCCTCACTCTGAAAGGTCATTCAAGTACAATCTTGCTTTCCCGCTTGCTCTGAGTATCGTTAAGATCGCAGAGGAGAATGGAGGAAGAATTTACGCTTCAGGTCTTTACTTTGCGAGCCAGGCTGAGAAAGTTTACAGGGATCGTTTCAAACTCATTAAGGACTTCAAGAAACAGGTTGACCCTGATGACATAATGAATCCTGAAACAATGATGGGTAAGTCCTTGATAAACACGGGGCTTTCCATGGCAAAAACTTTCGAGCCAATGGCACGCATGGTTGGAAACATGTGCGGAGTCGGTCATCAGGAATTCAAGGATGAGAAAGGACTTCCCGGAGATATTATTTCCCATGCATTCACCTGTGCACAATGTGGTTATTGTGTCAATGAGTGTGACCAGTACTACGGACGCGGATGGGAATCACAGTCACCACGTGGAAAATGGTTCTTCATTAAGGAGTACCTGGCAGGTAAATTACCACTTGATCAGGAGCAGGTTGACACGTTCCTTGCTTGTACCACCTGTGAAATGTGTGACTATTACTGCCAGCTCGACCTGCCGATCGAGCGCTCATGGATGACCCTGAGAGAGAATTTAGTCCAGAAGAGAGGCATGATGACAATCCCTCCGTTTGAGATCATGGCTCAAAGTCTGGACAACCAGAGGAACATCTGGGCAAATTACAGAGTTGACAGGGATAAGTGGATACCCGATGACCTCAGGCCAAAGATCAAGGACAAGGCAGAGATCGCTTACTTTGCAGGATGTACTGCGTCCTTTGTTGAGAAGGATGTTGCTGTGGGAACTGCAAGATTGCTTGATGAGGCAGGAATCGAGTTCACAACTCTTGGTGACAAGGAAGCATGCTGTGGTATACCAATGCTTGTTGCCGGAAAGTGGGATGTGTTCGAGAGAATCCTGAAAATGAATATTGCCAATATGCAGAAAGCAGGTGCAAAGACTGTTGTTACATCATGTCCTGCATGTCTGCTTATGTGGAGAACTATCTATCCACAGTGGGCTGAGAAGCTCGGCATGGAGTTTGACATTGAGGCAAGACACTATTCAGAAGTTCTTATGGACAAGCTTGATGTGCTCAAACCAAAGTTCAAGGTTCCACTGAACAAGACTGTTGCATGGCACGACTCATGTCACATCGGCAGGGCAGGTGCAGGAGTTTATGATGCTCCACGTGAACTGCTCAAGGCAATTCCAGGTGTTAAGTTCAAGGAAATGGAGCACAACCGTGAGAAAGCTCTCTGCTGTGGCTCTGTTGTGACACTTATCGATGAGCCGGAGATTGCATCAAAGATCGGTAATGTCCGTTTGCAGGAAGCTGTTGACCAGGATGCTGACATTATGGCTGCACTCTGTCCGTGCTGTGTTGTCCAGTTCAGGGTGGCTGCAAGGGAAAACAATGTCAATGTAGATATCCAGGATCTTGGTGCACTTGCAGCACGCAGTCTTGGATATGACATACCTGACACAACCAACGATGCTCTTGCTGCATGGGCGGTCTTCGAGAAGATGATTGACCTGATGGAGCCGGAGAACATGACCGAGATGATGGTTGAACTGCTACCTGACATGATCGGAGCGATGCCATCATACATGCAGGCAATGATGAAGACGGTGAAGTACGTACCGGGAATGGACTCACTAATGAAGCCAATGATGCCGGTAATGATGCCTATGCTCATGCCTTCAATTATGCCAAAGGTCATGCCAAAGATGCTCAAGGCTGTTGAAAAGAGAGTCCCAATGCCGGATTACATGCTCGAGCAGATGCCTGACCTCATGCCAAATGCAATGGGTAATCTTCTGCCTAATATGCTTCCGCAGCTCATACCTCTGTTGACACCGAAGATGATTGCGTATATCAAGGCGAATTGA